From the Anguilla anguilla isolate fAngAng1 chromosome 8, fAngAng1.pri, whole genome shotgun sequence genome, one window contains:
- the LOC118233722 gene encoding protein S100-A6-like isoform X1, producing MLTPQTHLRNTLLQTGVPVSFSMASDLKPGEMALGSIVSIFHKYASGDGDAQTLSKSEFDKLVKEQFPNLIPDKYAAQLKEAVHKIAGDTIDFDEFMNLMSVLSSMSHATLLKSVAGKKAGK from the exons ATGCTTACCCCACAGACTCACCTAAGGAACACTCTTCTCCAAACAG GTGTCCCAGTCTCTTTCAGTATGGCAAGTGACCTTAAACCCGGTGAGATGGCCTTGGGATCAATCGTGAGCATATTCCACAAGTACGCTTCAGGAGACGGGGATGCACAAACGCTCAGCAAATCAGAGTTCGATAAACTCGTCAAGGAGCAGTTCCCCAACTTAATTCCT GATAAATATGCGGCCCAACTGAAAGAAGCAGTGCACAAGATTGCCGGCGATACCATTGACTTCGACGAGTTCATGAATCTAATGTCCGTGCTTAGCTCAATGTCCCACGCCACGTTGCTGAAATCCGTAGCAGGGAAAAaggctggaaaataa
- the LOC118233722 gene encoding protein S100-G-like isoform X2: MLTPQTHLRNTLLQTDCPASFSMEAPELTATETSLILLVGVFNQYASGDSDKKTLSKDEFGKLVKEEFPLIFQAKDAADIMKKLDKNKDNLIDINEFMHMISDLVGKSYKMMCDMEPKK; this comes from the exons ATGCTTACCCCACAGACTCACCTAAGGAACACTCTTCTCCAAACAG ACTGCCCAGCATCTTTCAGTATGGAAGCTCCAGAGCTCACAGCCACTGAGACCAGCTTAATATTACTCGTTGGTGTTTTCAACCAGTATGCTTCAGGAGACAGTGATAAGAAAACTCTCAGCAAAGATGAGTTCGGGAAACTTGTCAAGGAAGAGTTCCCGCTCATTTTTCAG GCAAAAGATGCAGCTGATATTATGAAAAAGTTGGACAAAAACAAGGACAATTTAATCGACATCAATGAGTTTATGCACATGATATCGGACCTTGTTGGGAAATCCTACAAGATGATGTGTGACATGGAACCCAAAAAATGA